The genome window GCTGGGTCGAGAAACACGGCAGTGCGTTGAGGTTCGCCGGGGTGGCGGATAGTTGTCTTTCCGTCGGCGTCCTTTCTCACAATCACTCGCTCAGTCAGCGGCAAGGTCAGGCTGAGGTCCACCTTGCTGTTGTCCAGAATGTCGGCTTCGAACTGGATGCCCTCGGTGGACTTGTCCAGGTTCTCAAGTAGATCGGCTTGATTCAATTTCAACCACCCCAGTACCGGCAACATCACACTGTCGGGATGTCCGGCGAAATCGGTGAGGATGACCTGCAGATCAAAGCTGTACTCGAAGGACAAGCTGGCAGCGGCGGTGCAGCGGATTTTGCCGT of Pseudomonas fluorescens contains these proteins:
- a CDS encoding phage tail protein, whose protein sequence is MNKPESLRTHLLATIGELKHNPDRLLIFIDNGKIRCTAAASLSFEYSFDLQVILTDFAGHPDSVMLPVLGWLKLNQADLLENLDKSTEGIQFEADILDNSKVDLSLTLPLTERVIVRKDADGKTTIRHPGEPQRTAVFLDPAWVPGAQSASNEWVVPK